In Listeria monocytogenes, the following proteins share a genomic window:
- the zurA gene encoding zinc ABC transporter ATP-binding protein ZurA, which yields MNKIIEVNNVSYHYDKEHALENIHFQVAKGSFTGLIGPNGSGKSTMLKLILGVLKKQQGSISLFGEKQADFKDWVKIGFVSQKSNAFNSAFPATVKEVVASGLTKKKGLFKTLNNKDKEDIDYALKRVEMTDYLHRNIGELSGGQQQRVFIARALVSRPELLILDEPTVGVDVENVKAFYELLAELNRTEEMTLLLVTHDLMAVNTYVNHVISINKRIIFDGSAHEYQHYLADRELEILAEQRRREDACLDCDASPV from the coding sequence ATGAACAAAATCATAGAAGTAAATAATGTAAGCTATCATTATGACAAAGAACATGCCTTAGAAAACATTCATTTTCAAGTTGCAAAAGGCAGTTTTACTGGTTTAATTGGCCCAAATGGTTCAGGTAAATCAACTATGTTAAAACTAATTCTTGGTGTACTCAAAAAACAACAAGGAAGCATCTCCTTATTTGGAGAAAAACAAGCAGATTTCAAAGACTGGGTCAAAATCGGCTTCGTTTCTCAAAAATCGAACGCCTTTAACTCCGCATTCCCAGCCACTGTGAAAGAAGTTGTCGCAAGCGGATTAACAAAGAAAAAAGGCTTATTTAAAACATTAAACAATAAAGATAAAGAAGACATAGATTACGCTTTGAAGCGAGTAGAAATGACAGATTATCTGCATCGCAACATCGGGGAGCTCTCTGGTGGACAACAGCAACGCGTTTTTATTGCACGTGCCTTGGTTAGCAGACCCGAACTGTTAATTTTAGATGAGCCAACCGTTGGAGTGGATGTCGAAAATGTCAAAGCTTTTTATGAACTTTTGGCCGAATTAAACCGGACAGAAGAAATGACACTTTTACTCGTGACACATGATTTGATGGCAGTGAATACGTATGTCAATCATGTTATTAGCATTAATAAGCGCATTATTTTCGACGGATCCGCACATGAATATCAACATTATTTGGCTGACCGTGAACTTGAAATATTAGCAGAACAGCGTAGAAGGGAGGATGCTTGTCTTGATTGCGACGCTTCTCCAGTATGA
- a CDS encoding manganese-dependent inorganic pyrophosphatase yields MTKTLVFGHKNPDTDTICSAISYAELKKAQGADIEAVRLGELNSETAFVLDYFQVTAPRLVQTVANEVSEVALVDHNERQQSVDDIDDVTVTAVVDHHRIANFETSDPLYYRAEPVGCTTTILLKMFRENEVEVSKTVAGLMLSAIISDTLLFQSPTCTEEDKVAAQKLAQIADVEIQSYGMEMLKAGADVSKKTVAELLLDAKEFNMNDNKVEIAQINVVDVNDVLSRRAEVEALMTQNIVDKGLDLYLFVITNILTNDSVGIAIGSKTAVVEEAYGVKFVENQAPLKGVVSRKKQVVPILTDTFAK; encoded by the coding sequence ATGACAAAAACACTTGTATTCGGTCATAAAAATCCAGATACAGATACGATTTGTTCTGCCATTAGTTACGCAGAATTAAAAAAAGCACAAGGAGCAGATATTGAAGCGGTTCGTTTAGGAGAGCTTAATAGTGAAACAGCTTTTGTTCTTGATTATTTCCAAGTAACAGCTCCTCGCCTAGTTCAAACAGTTGCGAATGAAGTTTCTGAAGTAGCACTTGTTGATCATAATGAACGCCAACAAAGCGTAGATGATATTGACGATGTGACAGTTACAGCTGTAGTTGACCATCACCGTATCGCAAACTTCGAAACATCTGATCCACTTTATTACCGTGCTGAACCAGTTGGATGCACTACTACAATCCTTCTAAAAATGTTCCGCGAAAATGAAGTAGAAGTAAGTAAAACAGTTGCAGGTCTAATGCTTTCCGCAATTATTTCAGACACACTTCTTTTCCAATCGCCAACGTGCACGGAAGAAGACAAAGTAGCTGCTCAAAAATTAGCACAGATTGCAGACGTTGAAATTCAATCATACGGCATGGAAATGCTAAAAGCAGGAGCAGATGTTAGCAAAAAAACAGTAGCTGAACTCCTACTAGATGCGAAAGAATTCAACATGAACGATAACAAAGTAGAAATCGCTCAAATCAATGTAGTGGATGTAAACGATGTACTTAGCCGTCGCGCAGAAGTGGAAGCACTTATGACACAAAACATTGTGGATAAAGGACTTGATTTATATCTATTCGTCATCACTAATATCCTAACTAATGACTCTGTTGGAATCGCTATTGGTTCAAAAACAGCAGTCGTAGAAGAAGCATATGGTGTTAAATTTGTCGAAAACCAAGCACCATTAAAAGGCGTTGTATCTCGTAAAAAACAAGTTGTTCCAATCTTAACGGATACATTTGCTAAATAA
- a CDS encoding deoxyribonuclease IV, with product MLRLGSHVSMSGKKMLLGASEEAASYGSNTFMIYTGAPQNTRRKPIEELNIEAGLEHMKAHDMADIVVHAPYIINIGNSVKPETFELGVNFLQSEIERTRALGAKQIVLHPGAHVGEGADKGIKQIIQGLNEALIHDQDVQIALETMAGKGSECGRTFEEIAQIIDGVTHNELLSVTFDTCHTHDAGYDIVNDFDGVLNEFDKIIGVDRLKVLHINDSKNERGAHKDRHANIGFGHIGFDALHYIVHHPQLADVPKILETPYVGEDKASKKAPYKWEIAMLRNGEFDPDLLNKIQNS from the coding sequence ATGCTAAGATTAGGTTCTCATGTATCAATGAGTGGTAAGAAAATGCTTCTTGGCGCAAGTGAAGAGGCAGCTTCTTATGGCTCAAATACGTTTATGATTTATACTGGCGCTCCGCAAAACACGCGTAGAAAGCCAATTGAAGAATTAAATATTGAAGCCGGCTTAGAACACATGAAAGCACATGATATGGCTGACATCGTCGTTCACGCGCCGTATATCATCAATATTGGCAATTCAGTTAAGCCAGAAACCTTTGAACTAGGTGTTAATTTCTTGCAATCTGAAATTGAACGTACGCGTGCGCTTGGTGCCAAGCAAATCGTACTTCATCCTGGCGCTCATGTTGGCGAAGGGGCAGACAAAGGGATTAAACAAATTATCCAAGGTCTTAACGAAGCATTAATACATGATCAAGATGTACAAATCGCTTTAGAAACAATGGCAGGTAAGGGTTCTGAATGTGGTCGTACTTTTGAAGAAATTGCTCAAATCATAGACGGCGTAACGCACAATGAATTATTATCCGTTACTTTCGATACTTGTCACACACATGATGCTGGTTACGATATTGTGAATGATTTTGACGGGGTGTTAAATGAATTCGATAAAATCATCGGTGTCGATCGCTTAAAAGTATTACATATCAATGATAGCAAGAACGAGCGTGGAGCGCATAAAGACCGACATGCTAATATTGGTTTTGGTCATATTGGCTTTGACGCACTTCATTATATTGTACATCATCCGCAATTAGCTGACGTCCCGAAAATCCTTGAAACACCTTATGTTGGTGAAGATAAGGCATCAAAAAAAGCACCATATAAATGGGAAATCGCGATGTTAAGAAATGGCGAATTTGACCCAGATTTATTAAATAAAATCCAAAACAGTTAA
- the cshB gene encoding DEAD-box ATP-dependent RNA helicase CshB, with protein sequence MTKKSRFDQFGFQPFIGLAIDKLGFYEPTEVQQKLIPGILKGESIIGQSQTGTGKTHTFILPIINNVNPEKDAVQAVITAPSRELATQIYNEIRKVTKYSEKEIAVQLVIGGTDKQRAIDKLKKQPQIIVGTPGRINDLIREQALFVHTAKTLVIDEADMTLDMGFLNDVDHIAGKMPANLQMLVFSATIPQKLKPFLSKYMENPRYEHIQPKVAASKTVEHRIMATRSRNKLDLLKNVLVGSQPYLAIVFTNTKTTADEVANGLIERGLKVAKIHGDVNPRERKRTMKQIENLDYQYVVATDLAARGIDIQGISHVVNYELPDDLDFYIHRTGRTGRAGHSGIALTLFEPADEDRLNQLEKMGIEFKHVDWKNKEFVTLEDRNRRAKREAKRETADPREIGMRKKAKQKGKPNYKKKINYKMNEIKRRERRKKR encoded by the coding sequence ATGACGAAGAAATCAAGGTTTGACCAATTTGGCTTTCAACCTTTTATTGGACTTGCAATAGATAAATTAGGATTCTATGAGCCAACAGAAGTACAACAGAAGCTAATCCCAGGCATTTTAAAAGGTGAAAGTATCATTGGCCAATCTCAAACAGGTACAGGGAAAACCCATACTTTTATTTTGCCAATTATTAACAATGTGAATCCTGAAAAAGATGCAGTACAAGCGGTTATTACGGCACCAAGTCGTGAGCTTGCTACTCAAATTTATAATGAAATTCGCAAAGTAACCAAATACAGTGAAAAAGAAATCGCTGTACAACTTGTTATTGGTGGCACAGACAAACAACGTGCGATTGATAAACTGAAAAAGCAACCACAAATCATTGTCGGAACGCCTGGTCGTATCAATGACTTAATCCGTGAGCAAGCGTTATTTGTTCATACGGCGAAAACGCTCGTTATTGACGAAGCAGACATGACTCTGGATATGGGCTTCTTAAACGATGTCGACCATATCGCTGGAAAAATGCCGGCTAATTTACAAATGCTTGTTTTTTCTGCTACAATTCCGCAAAAATTAAAACCATTTTTAAGCAAATATATGGAAAATCCACGTTATGAGCACATTCAACCAAAAGTAGCTGCATCAAAAACAGTGGAACATCGCATTATGGCCACTCGTAGCCGTAATAAACTCGATTTACTTAAAAATGTTTTAGTTGGTTCACAGCCTTATTTAGCGATTGTTTTTACTAATACAAAAACAACAGCTGATGAAGTAGCAAACGGTTTAATCGAACGTGGGCTAAAAGTAGCGAAAATCCATGGTGATGTAAACCCTCGTGAACGTAAACGGACGATGAAACAAATCGAAAACTTAGATTATCAATATGTTGTTGCGACAGATTTAGCTGCTCGTGGTATTGATATTCAAGGAATTAGTCATGTCGTGAACTATGAGTTGCCCGATGACTTAGATTTCTACATTCACCGTACTGGTCGTACTGGTCGTGCCGGACATTCTGGTATTGCACTTACATTATTTGAACCAGCTGATGAAGACCGCTTAAACCAATTAGAAAAAATGGGAATCGAATTTAAGCACGTTGACTGGAAAAATAAAGAATTTGTTACACTTGAAGACCGCAACCGCCGTGCCAAACGTGAAGCGAAACGCGAAACAGCCGATCCACGTGAAATTGGTATGCGTAAAAAAGCAAAACAAAAAGGTAAACCAAACTATAAAAAGAAAATTAACTACAAAATGAACGAAATCAAACGTCGTGAAAGACGGAAAAAACGATAA
- a CDS encoding Nif3-like dinuclear metal center hexameric protein: protein MKVANGYEYTAIMEKIAPKKLAMEGDPIGLQVGDLSRKVRKIMFTLDVLEEVVDEAIEKKVDLIIAHHPFLYRPTQHIDTTTKQGKMIKKLIKHDITVFAAHTNLDIAQGGVNDILADLLHLQDTTMIEETYSEPYCKIAVYVPENELESVRLALVNNGAGQIGTEYTECTFHTTGIGSFKPGANANPTIGEKETLTSIPEVKIEAIFPQYLTETITKAVKIAHPYEEPAIDVYTLEMQTYKEGLGRVGMLPKKLGMVSFIDKLKTAFAIDNVRFIGDLKTTVQKVAIIGGDGNKFIHQAKATGADVFITGDVYYHTGHDLLAINLPTIDAGHNIEKVMKGYLKTKMEEQAKILDYEAEFIVSEVNTDPFQFC, encoded by the coding sequence ATGAAAGTTGCAAATGGCTATGAGTACACCGCAATAATGGAAAAAATTGCACCAAAAAAACTCGCAATGGAAGGCGATCCTATTGGTTTGCAAGTAGGAGATTTATCAAGAAAAGTAAGAAAAATCATGTTTACCCTAGATGTATTAGAAGAAGTTGTGGATGAAGCTATTGAGAAAAAAGTGGATCTAATTATCGCGCATCATCCGTTCTTATATCGACCAACGCAACATATCGACACAACAACTAAACAAGGGAAAATGATTAAAAAATTAATTAAACATGATATTACTGTATTTGCTGCACATACAAACCTTGATATCGCTCAAGGAGGCGTGAACGATATTTTAGCAGATTTACTCCATTTGCAAGATACAACGATGATTGAGGAGACCTACTCCGAACCATATTGTAAAATCGCTGTGTATGTACCAGAAAATGAGTTAGAAAGCGTTCGTTTGGCACTTGTAAATAATGGTGCCGGACAAATTGGGACAGAATATACCGAGTGCACGTTCCATACGACAGGGATTGGTTCTTTCAAACCAGGTGCAAATGCCAACCCAACTATCGGTGAAAAAGAGACTTTGACTTCTATTCCTGAAGTTAAAATAGAAGCGATTTTCCCGCAGTATTTAACAGAAACTATCACTAAAGCAGTTAAAATTGCCCATCCATATGAAGAACCAGCGATTGATGTATATACGCTTGAAATGCAAACATATAAAGAGGGATTAGGACGTGTTGGTATGCTTCCTAAAAAACTCGGCATGGTTTCCTTTATTGATAAATTAAAAACAGCTTTCGCTATAGATAATGTTCGTTTTATTGGTGATTTGAAAACCACTGTTCAAAAAGTAGCTATCATTGGTGGCGATGGAAATAAATTTATTCACCAAGCAAAAGCCACTGGTGCAGATGTTTTTATTACTGGCGATGTTTATTATCATACAGGCCATGATCTATTAGCTATTAACCTTCCAACTATTGACGCAGGCCATAACATCGAAAAAGTGATGAAGGGTTACCTGAAAACCAAGATGGAAGAACAAGCAAAAATTTTGGATTATGAAGCAGAATTTATTGTTTCAGAGGTCAATACCGATCCCTTCCAATTTTGTTAA
- a CDS encoding tRNA (adenine(22)-N(1))-methyltransferase TrmK produces the protein MNEEQLSKRLEKVASYITTNERIADIGSDHAYLPCFAIKNGTASFAIAGEVVDGPFQSAQKQVRSSGLTEQIDVRKGNGLAVIEKEDAIDTIVIAGMGGTLIRTILEEGAAKLNGVTKLILQPNIAAWQLREWSELNNWSITSEAILREDNKIYEIIVLEPSEKPVTWTKQEIFFGPCLLQEQNAIFKSKWRHEANTWQNIIQTISNNQPVSVENQVKIRELEHKIALVEDVLK, from the coding sequence ATGAACGAAGAGCAACTATCGAAGCGACTCGAAAAAGTGGCTTCTTACATAACAACAAATGAACGAATTGCAGACATCGGAAGTGATCATGCTTATTTACCATGTTTCGCCATTAAAAACGGCACTGCTTCGTTCGCGATTGCTGGTGAGGTAGTCGATGGCCCTTTCCAATCTGCACAAAAACAAGTTCGCTCATCCGGGTTAACAGAACAGATTGATGTAAGAAAAGGAAATGGTCTAGCAGTAATAGAAAAAGAAGATGCTATTGATACAATCGTTATCGCCGGAATGGGTGGCACATTAATTCGAACCATTTTAGAAGAAGGTGCTGCAAAATTAAACGGCGTAACCAAACTAATATTGCAACCTAATATCGCAGCATGGCAACTAAGAGAATGGTCCGAGCTAAACAACTGGTCTATTACATCGGAAGCAATTTTACGAGAAGATAATAAGATTTATGAAATTATCGTCTTAGAACCTTCTGAAAAACCAGTTACTTGGACGAAACAAGAAATCTTTTTTGGTCCGTGTTTATTGCAAGAACAAAATGCTATTTTTAAAAGCAAATGGCGACATGAAGCGAATACTTGGCAAAATATTATTCAAACCATTTCTAACAATCAACCTGTTTCAGTAGAAAATCAGGTGAAAATTCGTGAATTAGAACATAAAATCGCATTAGTAGAGGATGTGCTAAAATGA
- the rpoD gene encoding RNA polymerase sigma factor RpoD, with product MSDKTQNTKPVAELNVEQVKEALIEEGKKKGILTYAKIAARLAPFTLDSDQMDEYLEHVGEAGIEVSDDADDEDPDETELVKEETESFDLTDMSVPPGVKINDPVRMYLKEIGRVDLLTADEEIALAKRIEAGDIEAKGRLAEANLRLVVSIAKRYVGRGMLFLDLIQEGNMGLMKAVEKFDFNKGFKFSTYATWWIRQAITRAIADQARTIRIPVHMVETINKLIRVQRSLLQDLGRDPSPEEIGEEMDLPTEKVREILKIAQEPVSLETPIGEEDDSHLGDFIEDQDATSPSDHAAYELLKEQLEDVLDTLTDREENVLRLRFGLDDGRTRTLEEVGRVFGVTRERIRQIEAKALRKLRHPSRSKQLKDFLE from the coding sequence ATGAGTGATAAAACACAAAACACAAAACCAGTTGCTGAACTTAATGTTGAGCAAGTAAAAGAAGCCCTGATAGAAGAAGGTAAGAAAAAGGGGATTTTAACTTATGCGAAAATCGCTGCCAGATTAGCTCCATTCACTTTAGATTCCGATCAAATGGATGAGTATTTAGAACATGTTGGTGAAGCAGGGATTGAAGTTTCTGATGATGCAGATGACGAGGATCCAGATGAAACTGAACTTGTAAAAGAAGAAACCGAGTCCTTTGATTTAACAGATATGAGTGTCCCACCAGGCGTAAAAATTAATGACCCTGTTCGCATGTATCTAAAAGAAATTGGTCGAGTAGACTTACTTACAGCGGATGAAGAAATCGCCTTAGCAAAACGTATCGAAGCCGGCGACATTGAAGCCAAAGGACGTCTTGCAGAAGCCAATCTTCGTTTAGTAGTAAGTATTGCCAAACGTTATGTTGGTCGCGGTATGTTATTCCTTGATTTAATTCAAGAAGGTAACATGGGATTAATGAAAGCCGTTGAAAAATTCGATTTTAACAAAGGATTTAAATTCAGTACCTATGCAACATGGTGGATTCGTCAAGCGATAACCCGTGCGATTGCGGACCAAGCTAGAACAATCCGTATTCCAGTGCATATGGTTGAAACAATTAATAAATTAATCCGTGTGCAACGCTCCTTATTACAAGATTTAGGCCGCGATCCTTCACCAGAAGAAATTGGCGAAGAAATGGATTTACCAACAGAAAAAGTTCGCGAAATCCTAAAAATCGCGCAAGAGCCAGTTTCTCTTGAAACACCAATCGGCGAAGAAGACGATTCTCATCTAGGTGATTTCATTGAAGACCAAGATGCAACTTCACCGTCTGATCACGCAGCTTACGAATTATTAAAAGAACAACTGGAAGACGTGCTTGACACATTAACAGACCGAGAAGAAAACGTACTTCGCTTGCGTTTCGGTCTAGATGATGGTCGTACGCGTACTTTAGAAGAAGTTGGTCGTGTATTCGGGGTAACTCGTGAACGTATTCGTCAAATTGAAGCCAAAGCTTTACGTAAATTACGTCATCCAAGCCGCAGCAAACAATTGAAAGACTTCCTGGAATAA
- the dnaG gene encoding DNA primase, with the protein MARIPEEVIDQVRNQADIVDIIGNYVQLKKQGRNYSGLCPFHGEKTPSFSVSPEKQIFHCFGCGKGGNVFSFLMEHDGLTFVESVKKVADMSHLDVAIELPEERDTSNLPKETSETAKMVEMHQLTAKLYHYILMETEEGAAALTYLKERGMSEQMMTTFQIGFAPNHHATITSFLEKRGMDLQLAGMAGLLSERDDGQMVDRFRNRIMFPITNDRGQIIAFSGRLFDRDDGPKYLNSPETPVFNKRRTLFHFSEARQAIRKQEEITLMEGFMDVISAEEAGVQNAVASMGTSLTEEHADLIKRLTNRAIICYDGDRAGIEAAYKAGTLLVERNRLDVFVLQLPAGKDPDDFIRASGAEKFKEIYKQQRMTWTAFKIHYLRKERNLQNETDQIGYIDDCLREIAKLDQAVERELYLKQLADEFELTIETLKQQLQQSLKNSQKSRQMASYNEPPIDDSFMGMMPQEDTEMPFSFEQPTQKLSAHTTSEQQLMKAMMESRDNFLLIKQLLGDTTFYHDNYKALYTYLIGYFAEGNDADPTKFMDSVPDATMKGLISSLEMVISPDEQGKPQFEDYIRSLKRFKLEQKKKELEQELAAFSRENDKENEIRVMLEIVQLNRQLNSGQLD; encoded by the coding sequence ATGGCGCGGATTCCTGAAGAAGTAATTGATCAAGTCCGGAATCAAGCGGATATAGTCGATATTATCGGTAATTATGTTCAGTTAAAAAAACAAGGACGTAATTATTCTGGCTTATGTCCTTTCCACGGTGAAAAAACACCATCCTTTTCTGTATCACCAGAAAAACAGATTTTTCATTGTTTTGGTTGTGGTAAGGGCGGAAATGTTTTTTCTTTTCTAATGGAGCATGACGGACTCACTTTTGTTGAATCGGTAAAAAAAGTGGCAGACATGAGTCATTTAGATGTGGCTATTGAGCTCCCTGAAGAACGGGATACAAGTAATTTGCCAAAAGAAACTTCTGAAACAGCAAAAATGGTGGAAATGCACCAGCTTACTGCCAAACTTTACCATTATATTTTAATGGAAACAGAAGAAGGCGCAGCAGCATTAACTTATTTGAAAGAGCGCGGTATGTCTGAACAGATGATGACCACTTTCCAAATTGGTTTTGCCCCTAATCACCATGCAACGATTACTTCTTTTCTAGAAAAACGTGGCATGGATTTACAATTAGCTGGTATGGCTGGACTTTTATCCGAACGAGATGATGGGCAAATGGTGGATCGTTTTCGTAATCGGATTATGTTTCCAATTACGAATGATCGTGGACAAATTATTGCCTTTTCTGGCCGATTATTTGATCGTGATGATGGTCCTAAGTATTTAAATAGCCCTGAAACGCCTGTTTTTAATAAGAGACGTACATTATTTCATTTTTCAGAAGCAAGACAGGCTATTAGGAAACAAGAAGAAATTACGCTCATGGAAGGATTTATGGATGTTATTTCTGCAGAAGAAGCTGGTGTTCAAAACGCAGTGGCTTCGATGGGGACAAGCTTAACGGAAGAACATGCTGATTTAATCAAACGGCTTACTAATCGAGCGATTATCTGCTATGACGGTGACCGTGCTGGAATTGAAGCAGCCTATAAAGCTGGCACACTTCTAGTTGAACGGAATCGTTTAGATGTTTTTGTTTTGCAACTTCCAGCAGGAAAAGATCCCGATGACTTTATTCGAGCAAGTGGTGCAGAAAAATTCAAAGAAATCTATAAACAGCAACGAATGACTTGGACTGCTTTCAAAATTCATTATTTGCGTAAAGAACGCAATTTGCAGAATGAGACAGATCAAATTGGTTATATTGATGATTGTTTACGCGAAATTGCGAAACTAGATCAAGCTGTCGAACGCGAATTATACTTAAAACAACTAGCAGATGAATTTGAATTAACGATAGAAACATTAAAACAACAGCTACAGCAATCACTAAAAAACAGTCAGAAATCACGACAAATGGCTAGTTATAATGAACCACCAATAGATGATTCTTTTATGGGAATGATGCCTCAAGAAGATACAGAAATGCCATTTTCTTTCGAGCAACCAACCCAAAAATTATCTGCCCATACAACCTCAGAGCAACAACTCATGAAAGCAATGATGGAGAGCCGAGATAATTTTCTTTTAATTAAGCAACTTCTTGGCGACACTACGTTTTACCATGATAATTACAAAGCGCTTTATACCTATCTAATTGGCTACTTTGCAGAAGGTAATGATGCGGACCCAACGAAATTTATGGATAGTGTTCCTGACGCTACAATGAAAGGACTTATCAGTAGCCTTGAAATGGTTATTAGTCCAGACGAACAAGGGAAACCCCAGTTTGAAGACTACATTAGAAGTCTAAAACGGTTTAAATTAGAACAAAAGAAAAAAGAACTTGAGCAGGAATTAGCGGCTTTTAGTCGTGAAAACGACAAAGAAAATGAAATTCGCGTCATGCTTGAAATTGTCCAACTCAACCGTCAGCTAAATAGCGGCCAATTGGATTAA
- a CDS encoding YaiI/YqxD family protein has product MPQILVDADACPVKAEIKQVAEEFQLEVTFVASFNHYSVNTDGENWIFVDTGKESADMRMMNLAKKGDIIVTQDIGLASILLAKGTFVFSNRGELYREEEMSLMLDIRYRHAKERQQGKYSKGPKAMSDQDRSLFKDRLTTFLQNK; this is encoded by the coding sequence GTGCCACAAATTTTGGTAGATGCAGATGCTTGCCCAGTCAAAGCAGAAATAAAACAAGTGGCAGAAGAATTTCAATTAGAAGTTACTTTTGTCGCCTCGTTTAACCATTACTCTGTCAATACGGACGGAGAAAATTGGATTTTTGTTGACACAGGGAAAGAATCAGCGGACATGCGAATGATGAATTTAGCAAAAAAAGGCGATATTATCGTAACGCAAGATATTGGTCTAGCTAGTATTCTACTTGCAAAGGGCACATTTGTCTTTTCTAATCGCGGCGAACTTTACCGAGAAGAAGAAATGTCATTAATGTTAGATATTCGCTATAGACACGCCAAGGAAAGACAACAAGGCAAATATAGCAAAGGTCCAAAAGCAATGAGCGATCAAGATCGTTCTCTTTTCAAAGACCGATTGACGACATTTTTGCAAAATAAGTAA
- a CDS encoding pyruvate, water dikinase regulatory protein gives MTQPAVYVVSDSTGETAELVTRAALSQFGQTPKFIHRFHHVDSSHMIEEIVDLVAVNNGIIVHTIVLESVREELNKTAQAFGVPIIDLFGPLLNQLEETYKIKPLSEPGRVRSMDEAYFNKVAAIEFAVENDDGRNPRGILQADYVLIGISRTSKTPLSQYLALKGLKIVNIPIVPEAQIPDELFEIDPKKIIGLKISKQKLTKIRQERLISIGLPGAGTYASNQRIDEELAIFNKLASKLNCFVLDVTNKAIEETANEILIHIGEIVDENLEL, from the coding sequence ATGACTCAACCAGCCGTATACGTGGTTTCCGATTCAACAGGAGAAACGGCCGAACTTGTGACAAGAGCGGCACTTAGTCAATTTGGTCAGACACCGAAATTTATCCATCGTTTTCACCACGTCGATTCTTCTCATATGATTGAAGAAATTGTCGACTTAGTGGCCGTGAATAATGGTATTATCGTACATACGATTGTACTGGAGAGCGTTCGGGAAGAGCTAAATAAAACAGCTCAAGCTTTCGGTGTGCCAATTATTGACTTATTTGGTCCGCTTTTAAATCAGTTAGAGGAAACGTATAAAATCAAGCCACTTTCTGAACCAGGGCGCGTTCGTTCGATGGATGAAGCGTATTTCAATAAAGTAGCAGCAATTGAATTTGCCGTTGAAAATGATGATGGTCGTAATCCTAGAGGTATTTTGCAAGCGGATTATGTTTTAATTGGTATTTCAAGGACATCAAAAACGCCTTTATCACAGTATTTGGCTCTAAAAGGGTTGAAAATCGTTAATATTCCAATCGTTCCAGAGGCACAAATTCCAGATGAACTTTTTGAAATTGATCCGAAAAAAATTATTGGTTTAAAAATCAGCAAACAAAAATTGACGAAAATCAGACAAGAACGATTAATTTCCATTGGTCTTCCGGGTGCCGGTACGTATGCTAGTAACCAGCGCATTGATGAGGAACTAGCGATTTTTAATAAACTAGCGAGCAAACTTAATTGTTTCGTCTTAGATGTGACAAATAAAGCCATTGAAGAGACTGCAAATGAGATTTTAATCCATATTGGTGAAATTGTTGATGAAAATTTAGAATTATAA